A stretch of DNA from Yoonia sp. G8-12:
GCATTGCTTTCGCAGGCCGCCGCATCCATCGACAGAAACGACCGGCAGATCATCGGGCGCGCGTCATAGGCGCGGCAACTGCGTGTTTCGGGGTCAAGGGCAGGACAGGCTTCGGGATGCCAATCGCGGCCATCGGGTTGCCCGGCAAGCGGGTCGACCGCCTTGTGCAATTGTGCGGCTTCAAAGCCGGTGATCACGCCGCCCTCACCCCCTGAAAGAATGCAACAAAAGGCGCAGCCTTGCGCGCAGGCGGCATCGGTGACGGCCTCGGGTGGGGATTTCATGATTTCATCGCGCACTGCATGGCCCAACCGCCATGCCGCTTGGCCACTGGCCATTTCTGCAACGACATCCTTGGTCGGCATCCCGTAATTCTGGGCGGTTTGCAGAAAGGACGTCAGGATGCGCTTGCCGCGTGTTTCAACCGCCTTGTCGATCCCCTTCACCTTGGCCTTGGCGACCCGTGCTGCCAAATCCGCCACCGTGAGTGCGCCGGATTTATCGCTTTTCTGTGCCAGCCTGCGGGCTGCGCGCGCGGTTGTTGGTTTCATGGTGCGGCACCTTCAGTCTCGCTCTGATTTGGCCTGACTATAGAAGGCATGGGCTGGCCGTCCAGTGTCACCCGTTCAATCTGTCGCGCAGGAAACGCCGCAGGATTTTGCCTGACGCGGACTTGGGAATTTCATCCACGAAATAGATGTGATGGAGCTGCTTGTAGTGGGAGAGTTGCTTGTCGATGTGCGCTTTGATGGCCGCTTCATCCGGGGCTGGATCGCCAGTAACGACAAAGGCCACGGGCAGCTCACCGGCTTCGTCATCAGGCAGCCCTACAACAGCGGCATCAATGATGCCCTCCATCGCGACCAAGGTGGCCTCAAGTTCAGCCGGAGCAACCTGAAAGCCCTTATATTTGATCAGTTCTTTGAGGCGGTCCGTGATGAACATATAGCCGTCTTCGTCGATTTTCGCGATATCACCGGTGCGCAGCCAGCCATCTTCGGTGATGCTCTCGGCGGTGGCTTTCGCATTGTTGAGATAGCCTTGCATGACTTGCGGGCCTTTGACCCAGAGTTCGCCCTCTGCACCTGCGGGCAGATCTTGGCCGGTTTCAATATCTACAATCCTGCAAGACGTATTCGGCGCGGTTACGCCCGCCGCGCCGGATTTAGGTGCGGTGCGCGGGACCACATGGGATACGGGGCTAAGTTCGGTCATACCGTACCCTTGCAGTGCCTTGCAGCCCAGCCGTGCGGCAATCGCATCTGACAGTTCAGGGCCGGAAGGGGCGGCAGCGATAAAGACCTCTTCGAGGGCTGACAGATCGTAATCATCCACCAGCGGATGTTTGGCCAGCGCGAGCGCGACTGGGGGCACCACCCACATGCGTTGCGCTTTGTGATCCTGACTGATCTGTAAAAAAAGCGGCAGATCAAAGCGTGGCATCGTCACCAAGGCGCCGCCGCCGCCAAGGTGGACGTTCATCAAGACCGTCATACCGTAAATATGAAAGAACGGCAGGAAGGCCGCTGTGACCTCGCCTGCCTGAAAGTCTGCTGCAACGATGGTTTGATCCAGATTGATCACGAGGTTGCGATGCGAGAGCATGACGCCTTTAGGAAGGCCCGTGGTGCCGGAAGAATAGGGCAGGACGACTGTAAAATCACCTAGATCAACAGGGACCTGCGCGGTGATCGGATCGCCAAAGAGGGCCGCGTATTCTGCAGTCCCAATTGCAATGACGGGGGTGTCTCCTGCGCCTTCTTTGGCAGTTTCCAGAAAGTCGGGAATCGTGATGAGAAGTTCCGCGCCCGCATCGGCCATCTGATGGGCGACTTCGTTGGCGGTATAGGTCGGGTTGAGCGTTGTGACCGTCCCGCCACCCCATGCGACCGCATGAAAGACGACGCAGTATTCGGGGATATTGGGGGCCATGATGGCAATGGTGTGGCCCGCGCCAAATCCCGCTGCGGCCAATCCACCCGCCATGCGTTTGACCTGATCCATGAATTCGGCGGCGGTCATGCTGCGCCCGCTGGGGCCGTCTGTCAGCACTACCTCATCGGGGC
This window harbors:
- a CDS encoding AMP-binding protein yields the protein MTIFTSPFNDVPTTGLTITQRVFRGLENRPDEVVLTDGPSGRSMTAAEFMDQVKRMAGGLAAAGFGAGHTIAIMAPNIPEYCVVFHAVAWGGGTVTTLNPTYTANEVAHQMADAGAELLITIPDFLETAKEGAGDTPVIAIGTAEYAALFGDPITAQVPVDLGDFTVVLPYSSGTTGLPKGVMLSHRNLVINLDQTIVAADFQAGEVTAAFLPFFHIYGMTVLMNVHLGGGGALVTMPRFDLPLFLQISQDHKAQRMWVVPPVALALAKHPLVDDYDLSALEEVFIAAAPSGPELSDAIAARLGCKALQGYGMTELSPVSHVVPRTAPKSGAAGVTAPNTSCRIVDIETGQDLPAGAEGELWVKGPQVMQGYLNNAKATAESITEDGWLRTGDIAKIDEDGYMFITDRLKELIKYKGFQVAPAELEATLVAMEGIIDAAVVGLPDDEAGELPVAFVVTGDPAPDEAAIKAHIDKQLSHYKQLHHIYFVDEIPKSASGKILRRFLRDRLNG
- a CDS encoding YkgJ family cysteine cluster protein, whose protein sequence is MKPTTARAARRLAQKSDKSGALTVADLAARVAKAKVKGIDKAVETRGKRILTSFLQTAQNYGMPTKDVVAEMASGQAAWRLGHAVRDEIMKSPPEAVTDAACAQGCAFCCILSGGEGGVITGFEAAQLHKAVDPLAGQPDGRDWHPEACPALDPETRSCRAYDARPMICRSFLSMDAAACESNAAGGAEQGAGLLGSHLDYLVIHALCRQALKGIAQVHTYSMAATAASAVAGDDAQVGLTQARHKPSALDTACRDAVKAAQA